A single Vigna radiata var. radiata cultivar VC1973A chromosome 8, Vradiata_ver6, whole genome shotgun sequence DNA region contains:
- the LOC106769722 gene encoding uncharacterized protein LOC106769722 isoform X2: MMHSVRGGLGQTFALAKHNESEGRKTRIRRSKEERKAMVESFIKKYQHSNNGNFPSLNLTHKEVGGSFYTVREIVRDIIQENRVLGPAKFTLEELNTDTFFEQNPLGSIARVPEPFSTASSIENHCELEKVQDTNKTMISVSDESYTEVVDQVVDKGHVISFGHMDVTDKEPIEVVVADGRDTRAENQVVDQGHTMNVSHIGVTNNESVETSVVFDECCTGNEYKFVDNGHVLNDSQVNIVSEESNEIAILEMQLSDSSSTLKQKVEQELAAANTPMTKVNAATEDLIVETFPLTPGSMTTDGIRSPEGLMDSRNSPETDMKMLELRQGDEKSELNGIEPSKNFNLLDNIFEDAPVNQLLKNTSNTGLDKEESVRDISEESYNHYTHKERYEFEDRTDSQVGVSHKNTITIDQSKKTDEIKTNTQTNNLSKTCKPSEEDDDLLKADKHRVDGQLGGNSQRSGTTVDRIHLESWDGADKNSANREPNPLLAAWKAFVDAFVKFWSDE, from the exons ATGATGCATTCTGTAAGGGGTGGCCTGGGGCAAACGTTTGCGCTTGCTAAGCACAATGAATCGGAAGGGAGAAAGACTCGGATTCGGCGCTCCAAGGAGGAAAGAAAGGCAATGGTGGAATcctttataaaaaa ATACCAACATTCAAACAACGGAAACTTTCCATCACTTAATCTTACACATAAAGAAGTTGGTGGCTCTTTCTACACAGTACGGGAGATTGTACGTGACATAATTCAAGAAAATAGAGTGTTGGGTCCTGCTAAGTTCACTTTAGAAGAGCTAAACACTGATACATTTTTTGAACAAAATCCGCTGGGTTCAATTGCCAGAGTTCCCGAACCTTTTTCGACTGCATCTTCAATTGAAAATCATTGTGAGCTTGAGAAGGTTCAggatacaaataaaacaatgatTTCTGTATCTGATGAGTCTTATACTGAAGTTGTGGACCAGGTGGTTGACAAAGGGCACGTCATAAGTTTTGGTCACATGGACGTGACAGACAAGGAACCTATTGAAGTGGTTGTTGCTGATGGGCGTGATACTAGAGCTGAGAATCAAGTGGTTGACCAAGGGCATACCATGAATGTTAGCCACATAGGTGTTACGAACAATGAATCTGTTGAAACTTCTGTGGTTTTTGATGAATGTTGCACTGGAAATGAGTACAAATTTGTGGACAACGGGCATGTCTTAAATGATAGCCAGGTGAATATAGTGAGTGAGGAGTCAAATGAAATTGCTATTCTTGAGATGCAGTTAAGTGATTCTTCTTCTACACTCAAACAGAAAGTTGAACAAGAGTTGGCAGCTGCCAATACACCAATGACTAAAGTAAATGCTGCGACAGAAGACTTAATAGTCGAGACATTTCCACTAACCCCTGGTTCCATGACTACTGATGGAATAAGAAGTCCTGAAGGGTTGATGGACTCACGTAATTCACCGGAAACTGATATGAAAATGTTGGAATTGAGACAAGGCGATGAAAAGTCTGAATTAAATGGTATAGAGCCCTCGaagaatttcaatttattgGACAATATATTTGAGGATGCCCCGGtaaatcaattattaaagaACACCTCTAACACTGGGCTTGATAAGGAGGAGAGTGTACGAGATATATCTGAAGAAAGCTACAATCATTATACCCACAAAGAACGTTATGAATTTGAAGACCGTACCGATTCTCAAGTTGGAGTATCCCATAAAAATACCATAACCATCGACCAAAGCAAGAAAACAGATGAAATTAAG ACAAACACTCAAACCAATAACCTCAGCAAGACATGTAAACCATCAGAGGAAGACGATGACCTGCTGAAAGCCGATAAACATAGAGTTGATGGTCAACTTGGTGGCAACTCTCAGAGAAGCGGCACAACTGTGGATAGGATACATCT AGAATCCTGGGATGGAGCAGATAAGAATTCCGCAAACCGAGAACCCAACCCTCTTTTAGCTGCTTGGAAAGCTTTTGTGGATGCTTTTGTAAAATTTTGGTCGGATGAATAG
- the LOC106769722 gene encoding uncharacterized protein LOC106769722 isoform X1 translates to MQVLQVEILEEVPNMMHSVRGGLGQTFALAKHNESEGRKTRIRRSKEERKAMVESFIKKYQHSNNGNFPSLNLTHKEVGGSFYTVREIVRDIIQENRVLGPAKFTLEELNTDTFFEQNPLGSIARVPEPFSTASSIENHCELEKVQDTNKTMISVSDESYTEVVDQVVDKGHVISFGHMDVTDKEPIEVVVADGRDTRAENQVVDQGHTMNVSHIGVTNNESVETSVVFDECCTGNEYKFVDNGHVLNDSQVNIVSEESNEIAILEMQLSDSSSTLKQKVEQELAAANTPMTKVNAATEDLIVETFPLTPGSMTTDGIRSPEGLMDSRNSPETDMKMLELRQGDEKSELNGIEPSKNFNLLDNIFEDAPVNQLLKNTSNTGLDKEESVRDISEESYNHYTHKERYEFEDRTDSQVGVSHKNTITIDQSKKTDEIKTNTQTNNLSKTCKPSEEDDDLLKADKHRVDGQLGGNSQRSGTTVDRIHLESWDGADKNSANREPNPLLAAWKAFVDAFVKFWSDE, encoded by the exons ATGCAAGTTTTGCAA GTTGAGATTCTTGAAGAGGTGCCAAACATGATGCATTCTGTAAGGGGTGGCCTGGGGCAAACGTTTGCGCTTGCTAAGCACAATGAATCGGAAGGGAGAAAGACTCGGATTCGGCGCTCCAAGGAGGAAAGAAAGGCAATGGTGGAATcctttataaaaaa ATACCAACATTCAAACAACGGAAACTTTCCATCACTTAATCTTACACATAAAGAAGTTGGTGGCTCTTTCTACACAGTACGGGAGATTGTACGTGACATAATTCAAGAAAATAGAGTGTTGGGTCCTGCTAAGTTCACTTTAGAAGAGCTAAACACTGATACATTTTTTGAACAAAATCCGCTGGGTTCAATTGCCAGAGTTCCCGAACCTTTTTCGACTGCATCTTCAATTGAAAATCATTGTGAGCTTGAGAAGGTTCAggatacaaataaaacaatgatTTCTGTATCTGATGAGTCTTATACTGAAGTTGTGGACCAGGTGGTTGACAAAGGGCACGTCATAAGTTTTGGTCACATGGACGTGACAGACAAGGAACCTATTGAAGTGGTTGTTGCTGATGGGCGTGATACTAGAGCTGAGAATCAAGTGGTTGACCAAGGGCATACCATGAATGTTAGCCACATAGGTGTTACGAACAATGAATCTGTTGAAACTTCTGTGGTTTTTGATGAATGTTGCACTGGAAATGAGTACAAATTTGTGGACAACGGGCATGTCTTAAATGATAGCCAGGTGAATATAGTGAGTGAGGAGTCAAATGAAATTGCTATTCTTGAGATGCAGTTAAGTGATTCTTCTTCTACACTCAAACAGAAAGTTGAACAAGAGTTGGCAGCTGCCAATACACCAATGACTAAAGTAAATGCTGCGACAGAAGACTTAATAGTCGAGACATTTCCACTAACCCCTGGTTCCATGACTACTGATGGAATAAGAAGTCCTGAAGGGTTGATGGACTCACGTAATTCACCGGAAACTGATATGAAAATGTTGGAATTGAGACAAGGCGATGAAAAGTCTGAATTAAATGGTATAGAGCCCTCGaagaatttcaatttattgGACAATATATTTGAGGATGCCCCGGtaaatcaattattaaagaACACCTCTAACACTGGGCTTGATAAGGAGGAGAGTGTACGAGATATATCTGAAGAAAGCTACAATCATTATACCCACAAAGAACGTTATGAATTTGAAGACCGTACCGATTCTCAAGTTGGAGTATCCCATAAAAATACCATAACCATCGACCAAAGCAAGAAAACAGATGAAATTAAG ACAAACACTCAAACCAATAACCTCAGCAAGACATGTAAACCATCAGAGGAAGACGATGACCTGCTGAAAGCCGATAAACATAGAGTTGATGGTCAACTTGGTGGCAACTCTCAGAGAAGCGGCACAACTGTGGATAGGATACATCT AGAATCCTGGGATGGAGCAGATAAGAATTCCGCAAACCGAGAACCCAACCCTCTTTTAGCTGCTTGGAAAGCTTTTGTGGATGCTTTTGTAAAATTTTGGTCGGATGAATAG